One window from the genome of Sulfodiicoccus acidiphilus encodes:
- a CDS encoding Ldh family oxidoreductase has translation MGEIVVGADLLRKVVTELLIQLGTPSDVASIVADSLVEAEEKGVHSHGLMRLGAYVEEVRKGSLNPAGRPTVLKEGVATAVLDGHMGFGHYVAVEAMEMAVTLASKYGVGCVGAVRLHHTGMLEFVTERAARRGMIGVAMNNTEPLMVPVGGRRRAVGNNPLSVSVPSSAGPVTLDMALSVVALGKVREALFEGKEIGEGWAVDGEGRPTRDPKEAMLGSLLPVGGHKGFGLAFVVDVLAGALIGAAVGPDVKTWSTPGGWNSGFLAISIDPAAFVGREELSAAVSRYVRRIKEIQGVKVYVPGEDRAERAQESRRFGLRISSRLAENLVELARGTPTGEELSKYVAALRNP, from the coding sequence GTGGGGGAAATCGTCGTCGGGGCGGACCTATTGAGGAAAGTGGTGACCGAGTTGCTGATCCAGCTCGGGACACCGTCCGACGTAGCGTCAATCGTGGCTGACAGCCTCGTTGAGGCTGAAGAGAAGGGAGTTCACTCCCACGGGCTGATGAGGCTAGGAGCCTATGTGGAGGAGGTGAGGAAGGGATCGCTCAACCCCGCCGGGCGTCCAACTGTGCTTAAGGAGGGAGTAGCGACAGCGGTTCTCGACGGTCACATGGGGTTCGGTCACTACGTTGCCGTAGAGGCGATGGAGATGGCCGTGACTCTCGCGTCAAAGTACGGGGTGGGGTGCGTGGGCGCCGTGAGGCTGCACCACACCGGCATGTTGGAGTTCGTCACTGAGAGAGCTGCGAGGCGGGGAATGATAGGAGTTGCCATGAACAACACAGAGCCACTCATGGTACCAGTAGGGGGAAGGAGGAGGGCGGTGGGGAACAACCCGTTGAGCGTGAGCGTCCCAAGCTCGGCCGGCCCAGTCACACTGGACATGGCACTCTCTGTCGTCGCTCTAGGGAAGGTGAGGGAGGCCCTCTTCGAAGGAAAGGAGATAGGGGAGGGTTGGGCAGTGGATGGGGAGGGCAGGCCCACAAGAGATCCCAAGGAGGCGATGTTGGGCTCACTCCTTCCCGTGGGAGGGCACAAGGGCTTCGGGCTGGCCTTCGTAGTCGACGTGCTCGCAGGAGCGTTAATAGGTGCCGCGGTGGGACCCGACGTGAAGACTTGGTCGACTCCGGGTGGGTGGAACTCCGGGTTCTTGGCCATTTCGATAGACCCGGCCGCCTTCGTGGGAAGGGAGGAGTTGAGCGCTGCGGTGTCCAGATACGTTCGGAGGATCAAGGAAATTCAGGGGGTCAAAGTGTACGTCCCTGGGGAGGACAGGGCGGAGAGGGCCCAGGAATCGAGGAGGTTCGGCTTAAGGATCTCCTCCAGGCTAGCGGAAAACTTGGTTGAGCTGGCCAGAGGCACTCCAACGGGAGAGGAGCTCTCCAAGTACGTAGCGGCCCTCCGAAACCCTTAG
- a CDS encoding CaiB/BaiF CoA transferase family protein: MHRVVELGHVVAAPFAGLVLAHLGFDVIKVEPPGGDRSRYDDVLGDSMFVFNNRGKRSVVLDLKSSEGKEAFLRLLRTSSVLIENLSPGSMERLGLGREKLREANPRLVHVSVRGYGGSLSNYPAFGTLVEALTGMMWANGGARLPASITDMWASMNCVVTVLWALLAGAPGYYEVGIAQGDAELLGYYLLNYQRNGRLLQGGSDALPFWAPYETFVTGDGKRIYVAVNDDGKWRSLCQLLGLTHLVDDPRFRTNADRVRNREELHRAIQERFDLADSSVVERLVEADVPAVPVHELKDVLLLDAVEWESVDGAKVPRLPLPGKLGRAPKVGEHTEEVLRELGYEGEELMRLSR, translated from the coding sequence ATGCACAGAGTTGTGGAGCTCGGACACGTGGTGGCTGCCCCGTTCGCGGGGCTCGTTCTGGCCCACCTGGGGTTCGACGTGATAAAAGTGGAACCTCCTGGAGGAGATAGGAGCAGGTACGACGACGTACTGGGCGACTCCATGTTCGTATTCAACAACAGGGGGAAGAGATCCGTGGTCCTGGACCTCAAGTCGTCTGAGGGCAAGGAGGCTTTCCTGAGACTGCTGAGGACCTCCAGCGTCCTCATCGAGAACCTCTCTCCCGGTAGTATGGAGAGGTTGGGGCTGGGGAGGGAGAAGTTGAGGGAGGCCAACCCTCGGCTGGTTCACGTGTCGGTGAGAGGGTACGGTGGCTCGCTGTCCAACTACCCAGCCTTCGGAACGCTCGTGGAGGCCCTGACTGGGATGATGTGGGCCAACGGTGGAGCCAGGTTACCCGCGTCTATCACCGACATGTGGGCATCGATGAACTGCGTAGTAACTGTCCTCTGGGCCCTACTGGCCGGGGCCCCAGGTTACTACGAAGTGGGCATAGCCCAGGGTGACGCCGAACTCCTCGGGTACTACCTCCTAAACTACCAGAGGAACGGAAGGCTCCTCCAGGGAGGGAGCGACGCCCTCCCCTTCTGGGCCCCATACGAGACGTTCGTCACGGGGGACGGGAAGAGAATATACGTCGCCGTCAACGACGACGGTAAGTGGAGGAGTCTGTGCCAGCTCCTAGGTTTGACACACCTCGTCGACGACCCCAGGTTCAGGACTAACGCGGACAGGGTCAGGAACAGGGAGGAACTCCACAGGGCCATTCAAGAGAGGTTCGACCTAGCAGACTCTTCCGTGGTGGAGAGGCTGGTCGAGGCCGACGTTCCAGCTGTGCCGGTCCACGAACTTAAGGACGTATTACTCCTCGACGCGGTGGAGTGGGAGTCCGTGGATGGAGCTAAAGTCCCCAGGTTACCGCTACCTGGAAAGTTGGGGAGGGCCCCCAAAGTTGGGGAACACACCGAGGAAGTGTTGAGGGAACTGGGATACGAGGGGGAGGAGTTGATGAGGCTCTCTAGGTAG
- a CDS encoding type II toxin-antitoxin system VapC family toxin: protein MRRDELLFVDSNVFFYAKVGDRRYGECCARVISALYAGRLKGVVDTLVLLEVGNSLRKFNVDFKSPVEAILSLPLTVYTPSVDDVVEGIAVGKERGMSPYDALHAVVAEKLGAKVLSADSDFRERLDPCDLAEDLGPGA from the coding sequence TTGCGGAGGGATGAGCTCCTCTTCGTCGACAGCAACGTCTTCTTCTACGCTAAGGTGGGGGACAGGAGGTACGGGGAGTGCTGCGCCAGAGTGATATCGGCCCTCTACGCTGGCCGCCTGAAGGGGGTCGTGGACACCCTCGTCCTATTAGAGGTGGGAAACTCCCTCAGGAAGTTCAACGTGGACTTCAAGAGTCCAGTGGAGGCCATACTCTCCCTCCCTTTAACGGTCTACACACCGTCGGTGGACGACGTAGTAGAGGGGATAGCCGTAGGCAAGGAGAGGGGAATGTCCCCCTACGACGCTCTCCACGCCGTGGTGGCGGAGAAGTTGGGAGCTAAGGTGTTGAGCGCCGACTCCGACTTCCGAGAGAGGTTGGACCCGTGCGATTTAGCGGAGGACCTGGGCCCAGGCGCTTGA
- a CDS encoding AbrB/MazE/SpoVT family DNA-binding domain-containing protein: MVKVTAKYQVTIPEEVRKRVGLKPGEEVEVLVLNDQELLLRRKMRRVRDPLSVLLGSKSNTEVSPERVDELAEG; encoded by the coding sequence ATGGTGAAGGTGACAGCTAAGTACCAAGTCACGATCCCCGAGGAAGTCAGGAAGAGGGTGGGTCTCAAGCCAGGAGAGGAGGTGGAGGTATTGGTCCTGAACGATCAAGAGCTCCTACTGAGGAGGAAAATGAGGAGGGTGAGGGACCCGCTCTCTGTCCTTTTGGGGTCGAAGTCGAACACCGAGGTGAGCCCGGAGAGGGTGGACGAGCTTGCGGAGGGATGA
- a CDS encoding NAD(P)/FAD-dependent oxidoreductase has translation MKRTVVLGAGFAGVAAKLLNPSALLIDSSSHFHFTPRYVEVVEGLHPNSASIPRTVDLEASVKEVRFKEKVVVTTAGEVRYDALIVALGFSQDLSKIRGAERYALKYETMDDVLRLREMASRARSVAIMGGGPLGIELAGALRGKRVYLIEGEERLLPFLREETSNYALKLLVNAGVEVMLKTTVDEVKEGELETSQGRLKVDLSVFAAGFAGPEVIRRLGLPNKRNRMLVDRTLQSVEVQDVYGAGDCATFKDGWIPQSAQVAQQSGEVAMRNAMGGEVQFSPKQRVVVFRVGREYFGEVNGRLVKGAIPGILKEFALGLAEAKVSRLNRVLSTSPNYRRGSSSVTP, from the coding sequence ATGAAGAGGACAGTCGTACTGGGCGCCGGTTTCGCGGGAGTGGCGGCGAAGTTGCTCAACCCGTCGGCCTTGTTGATAGACTCCTCATCGCACTTCCACTTCACCCCACGCTACGTTGAGGTGGTGGAGGGCCTCCACCCCAACTCCGCCTCCATCCCGAGGACAGTGGACCTGGAGGCCTCGGTGAAGGAGGTGAGGTTCAAGGAAAAGGTGGTGGTCACCACTGCGGGGGAAGTGAGGTACGACGCCCTGATCGTCGCCCTGGGGTTCAGTCAGGACCTCTCGAAGATAAGGGGGGCTGAGAGGTACGCCCTCAAGTACGAAACTATGGACGACGTGCTCAGGTTGAGGGAGATGGCGTCTAGGGCGAGGTCGGTGGCGATAATGGGCGGGGGACCGTTGGGAATCGAGTTGGCGGGAGCCCTCAGGGGAAAGAGAGTTTACCTAATAGAGGGCGAGGAAAGGCTCCTCCCCTTCCTGAGAGAAGAGACCTCCAACTACGCCCTGAAGTTGTTGGTGAACGCGGGAGTGGAGGTCATGTTGAAGACCACGGTGGACGAAGTTAAGGAAGGTGAGCTCGAGACCTCGCAGGGGAGACTCAAGGTCGACCTCTCCGTCTTCGCGGCCGGCTTCGCCGGGCCAGAAGTGATCCGGCGCCTGGGATTGCCAAACAAGAGGAACAGGATGTTGGTGGACAGGACCCTTCAGTCCGTCGAAGTCCAGGACGTCTACGGAGCCGGGGACTGTGCCACCTTCAAGGATGGCTGGATCCCCCAGTCGGCCCAGGTGGCCCAACAGTCCGGAGAAGTGGCGATGAGGAACGCCATGGGTGGGGAAGTACAATTCTCGCCGAAGCAGAGGGTCGTCGTGTTCAGGGTGGGGAGGGAGTACTTCGGCGAAGTTAACGGTAGGCTGGTGAAGGGGGCAATCCCTGGAATACTCAAGGAGTTCGCACTTGGGTTGGCTGAGGCTAAGGTGAGCAGGTTGAATCGCGTCCTCTCCACTTCACCCAACTATCGGCGCGGTTCCTCCTCAGTTACCCCTTAA
- a CDS encoding hemerythrin domain-containing protein — protein MKSDLKFPFSNPVDLLRFEHAVLRVRFSAALRALNCDVGWQILEETHGFIVGWHAPIEDNYVFQLFPAEATRPFTNDHLLIRNYGDGVLRERRRDWAERYVKVVLDHNANEEERLFVLPIDEGRTVEVTRRVVLKLKEFPRYGELTGVRL, from the coding sequence TTGAAGAGCGACCTCAAGTTCCCGTTCTCGAACCCGGTCGATCTCCTCAGATTCGAACACGCCGTCCTCAGAGTGAGGTTCTCGGCGGCGCTGAGGGCCCTTAACTGCGACGTGGGATGGCAGATCCTCGAGGAAACTCACGGTTTCATCGTCGGTTGGCACGCCCCCATAGAGGACAACTACGTCTTCCAGCTCTTCCCGGCTGAGGCGACGAGGCCTTTCACCAACGATCACCTGCTCATCAGGAATTACGGAGACGGCGTCTTGAGAGAGAGGAGGAGGGACTGGGCCGAGAGGTACGTCAAGGTTGTCCTCGACCACAACGCGAACGAGGAGGAGAGGTTGTTTGTCCTCCCCATAGATGAAGGTAGGACGGTGGAGGTGACGAGGAGAGTGGTGTTGAAGCTCAAGGAGTTCCCGAGGTACGGTGAACTCACGGGGGTGAGGCTGTAA
- the wrbA gene encoding NAD(P)H:quinone oxidoreductase codes for MVKVLVLFYGYGSIVELAKEVYRGAQESGAEVRLRRARETMPPELVEKMRIPLDSVKDIPEATLDDLVWADGIVMGSPTRFGNMAGPLKTFLDQTGPLFGKGALVGKAVGFFTEANTMHGGHETTVLTMSTFAYHHGMVIVPVGYAIPEVGSTTAGGSPYGASHLSSLKELDEKERVIARFLGRRVAEVARKLSSP; via the coding sequence ATGGTGAAGGTCCTGGTACTCTTTTACGGTTACGGCTCCATAGTGGAGCTGGCTAAGGAGGTATACAGGGGAGCCCAGGAGTCTGGGGCTGAGGTAAGACTCAGGAGGGCCAGGGAAACCATGCCTCCCGAACTCGTGGAGAAGATGAGGATACCTTTAGATTCCGTGAAGGATATCCCCGAGGCGACCCTAGACGACCTGGTCTGGGCCGACGGGATAGTCATGGGATCGCCCACTAGGTTCGGCAACATGGCCGGACCTCTCAAGACCTTCTTGGATCAGACGGGACCGCTATTCGGAAAGGGGGCCCTAGTGGGAAAGGCAGTGGGCTTCTTCACGGAGGCCAACACGATGCATGGAGGACACGAGACCACTGTACTCACCATGAGCACGTTCGCCTACCATCACGGTATGGTAATAGTTCCGGTGGGTTACGCGATCCCGGAGGTGGGGTCCACTACAGCGGGAGGGTCACCTTACGGTGCGTCCCACCTCTCGTCACTCAAGGAGCTCGACGAGAAGGAGAGGGTCATAGCTAGGTTCCTAGGGAGGAGGGTCGCGGAGGTGGCCAGGAAGCTGAGTTCGCCTTAA
- a CDS encoding mandelate racemase/muconate lactonizing enzyme family protein, with translation MKARTVEVGLYRVPSRHVQENAIARFTHYEWVLVKLTFNGGVEGVGFTYTQGRGGGAVFSLLSEYWAKELLTSEELDPLTLNRKARSMTYSYGLEGVSRIAYAALDIALWDAEARAQDVPLYRLLGGPRNPKVRAYRSAIDLNFTVQELVEDVKKFKEMGFRAFKIKVGKPELEEDLSRIRAVREVIGKDPLMVDANRGWSFTEALRRGRAMEDLVYWLEEPIEAELLDEYKELRGKLRVPIAAGESLYSSYEQTKLITEGCVDVVQLDVLRSGGVTEWMRYAQLADSLGLPVAPHFGEEISVQVLSAVRNAMFLEHLPGSNLNDSGLLRKGLRFEEGYALPPDGPGHGLEFDWDRLKSYQVKYEKVT, from the coding sequence ATGAAAGCTAGGACGGTGGAGGTAGGCCTCTACAGGGTACCCTCCAGACACGTCCAGGAGAACGCCATAGCCAGGTTCACCCACTACGAGTGGGTGTTAGTCAAGCTCACCTTCAACGGAGGAGTGGAGGGCGTCGGTTTCACTTACACTCAAGGAAGAGGGGGAGGGGCCGTGTTCAGCCTCCTGTCCGAATACTGGGCCAAGGAGCTCTTGACCTCGGAGGAGCTCGACCCCCTCACGCTGAACAGGAAGGCCAGGTCGATGACCTACTCCTACGGCCTGGAGGGGGTGAGTAGGATAGCCTACGCTGCCTTAGACATAGCGCTTTGGGACGCAGAGGCTAGGGCCCAGGACGTCCCCCTCTACAGACTTCTTGGAGGTCCTAGGAACCCCAAGGTCAGGGCTTACAGGAGCGCCATAGACCTCAACTTCACCGTCCAGGAATTGGTGGAGGACGTGAAGAAATTCAAGGAGATGGGCTTCAGGGCCTTCAAGATCAAGGTGGGGAAACCTGAGCTCGAGGAGGACCTCTCCAGGATAAGAGCGGTCAGGGAAGTGATCGGGAAGGACCCACTAATGGTCGACGCCAACAGGGGCTGGAGCTTCACCGAAGCCCTGAGGAGGGGAAGGGCGATGGAGGACTTGGTTTACTGGTTGGAGGAACCCATAGAGGCCGAGTTGCTGGACGAGTACAAGGAGCTCAGGGGGAAACTCAGGGTTCCCATAGCCGCGGGGGAGAGCCTTTACTCCTCCTACGAACAGACGAAGCTCATCACCGAAGGATGTGTGGATGTTGTTCAACTTGACGTGTTGAGGAGCGGCGGAGTGACGGAGTGGATGAGGTATGCCCAGTTGGCGGACTCTCTGGGGCTCCCGGTTGCGCCTCACTTCGGCGAGGAGATCTCAGTGCAGGTCCTATCCGCCGTGAGGAACGCCATGTTTCTCGAGCACCTCCCAGGAAGCAACCTCAACGACAGCGGCCTCCTGAGGAAGGGGCTGAGGTTCGAGGAAGGATACGCGCTTCCTCCAGACGGTCCAGGACACGGGCTCGAGTTCGACTGGGATAGGCTCAAGAGCTATCAAGTCAAGTACGAGAAGGTGACGTAG
- a CDS encoding AAA family ATPase — protein sequence MERCPFCGGEMNGKCSRCKFEFSGSQSTEVDLETLYRLGNELFRSGNYLMSYYSYRLAYSLFCSDHKPRCLDVLFNAGMATINAEIQGVNKRERLMMVLNSLVQLMEKQPDAADVYKTVGMILKELGPMDGLSTPEDYLRLGEELSNKETKAAEGREEREGEHLDDDEEHLDDDEEHLDDDEEHLDDDEEHLDDDEEQQRGFPFYEYGENGEIKSVKSAVAEVKFLDVVGLEEVKEEIRRSLVIPLARPDLAERYSLDTVSPILLYGPPGNGKSLIVRAISGELGIPYVVIEESSILSPFVGVSERNLQKIFNYAKKHEPFIVDLEELDGLGMARERRMGDNSVHSLSALLHILSTMEGQRGKVVVVGTTNSPWYVDTALLRGGRFGRWFLVRHPNFEERKILFQKAILRMKVEADVDLERLAKATEWASASEVIDLVRRTSSNLALKEMSTGNPQRLTTDDLLSTAKEMGNLGSAVKKWYLDAYNLLLASWDYRELIGHRAVDFISRTAREIKTNSNTM from the coding sequence GTGGAACGGTGCCCCTTCTGCGGCGGGGAGATGAACGGGAAGTGTAGCAGGTGTAAATTTGAGTTCAGCGGATCCCAGAGTACCGAAGTCGACCTCGAGACTCTCTATAGGTTGGGAAACGAACTCTTCAGGTCAGGGAACTACCTTATGTCCTACTACTCCTACAGGTTGGCGTACTCCCTGTTCTGTTCAGACCATAAGCCCAGGTGTCTCGACGTCCTATTCAATGCAGGCATGGCTACCATTAACGCAGAAATTCAAGGAGTCAATAAAAGGGAACGCCTGATGATGGTCCTCAACTCCTTGGTACAACTCATGGAAAAGCAGCCCGACGCGGCGGACGTTTACAAGACTGTTGGAATGATACTTAAGGAACTCGGACCAATGGACGGCCTCTCCACTCCGGAGGACTACCTCAGACTTGGGGAAGAGCTCTCGAACAAGGAAACAAAAGCGGCGGAAGGCAGAGAAGAAAGGGAAGGAGAACACCTCGACGACGACGAAGAACACCTCGACGACGACGAAGAACACCTCGACGACGACGAAGAACACCTCGACGACGACGAAGAACACCTCGACGACGACGAAGAACAACAACGTGGGTTCCCGTTCTACGAGTACGGTGAAAACGGTGAAATAAAGTCGGTAAAGTCGGCGGTGGCCGAAGTGAAGTTCTTGGACGTTGTCGGACTAGAAGAGGTGAAGGAGGAGATAAGGAGGAGCTTGGTGATCCCCTTGGCGAGACCAGACCTGGCCGAGAGGTACAGTCTCGACACCGTCAGTCCAATACTGCTTTACGGTCCACCTGGGAACGGGAAGTCCCTCATTGTGAGGGCCATCTCTGGAGAACTGGGTATACCCTACGTCGTAATCGAGGAGAGCTCCATCCTGAGTCCCTTCGTCGGTGTGAGTGAGCGGAACCTGCAGAAGATCTTCAACTACGCCAAGAAACACGAGCCGTTCATAGTCGACCTGGAGGAACTCGATGGCCTGGGAATGGCGAGGGAGAGAAGGATGGGGGACAACTCTGTACACTCCCTCTCGGCCCTACTCCACATCCTCTCAACAATGGAGGGGCAGAGAGGGAAAGTGGTGGTAGTGGGAACAACCAACTCCCCGTGGTACGTGGATACCGCCCTACTTAGAGGGGGGAGGTTCGGAAGGTGGTTCCTAGTCAGACATCCGAACTTCGAGGAGAGGAAGATCCTTTTCCAGAAGGCCATTTTGAGGATGAAGGTCGAGGCGGACGTGGACTTAGAGAGGCTCGCCAAGGCCACAGAGTGGGCCTCGGCCTCGGAGGTGATAGACTTGGTGAGGAGGACGAGTTCTAACCTGGCCTTGAAGGAGATGTCCACAGGCAATCCCCAACGCCTCACCACTGACGACCTGCTCAGTACTGCGAAGGAAATGGGGAACTTAGGATCGGCGGTGAAGAAGTGGTACCTCGACGCCTATAACCTCCTCCTGGCTAGTTGGGATTACAGGGAACTGATTGGGCATCGGGCAGTGGACTTCATATCCAGGACGGCTAGGGAGATAAAGACCAACTCCAACACGATGTAG
- a CDS encoding aldo/keto reductase, whose translation MEYVRLGNSGVKVSRLCLGTWHLPLTGRRDQYGVYEVDAEASVKAMKVAYDLGINFIDTSNRYHGGMQKTDLNHVGNAERIVGKFLSQVDRESVVLATKVRGQMAPWPNGEGLSRKHVRWQLRESLKRLNTDYVDLYQLHWADPDTPKEETLTTLNWLLQGGYVNYLGVSNHPPHEVVEFQEIASRRGMEGFVSMQELYNLLERGIESAGLPVARRYGMAVMAYSPLAQGVLTGKYFKDGQWNVPALSRAEAVEELRSRYFTQSSVKTLTTLEEVAREKGATVSQVALAWLIRKGHSTGVTVIPIVGVSSPRHVEENLAALEVKLSDDDMKRLEGG comes from the coding sequence ATGGAGTACGTTAGGTTGGGTAACTCGGGAGTCAAGGTTTCTAGGTTGTGTCTCGGTACTTGGCATCTACCCCTCACCGGGAGGAGGGATCAGTACGGGGTTTACGAGGTAGACGCAGAGGCCTCGGTAAAGGCCATGAAGGTGGCGTACGACTTGGGGATAAACTTCATCGACACGTCGAATAGGTACCACGGGGGAATGCAGAAGACCGATCTGAACCACGTGGGGAACGCGGAGAGGATAGTGGGCAAGTTCCTCTCCCAGGTGGACAGGGAGTCTGTCGTCTTAGCGACGAAAGTGAGGGGCCAAATGGCTCCGTGGCCCAACGGGGAGGGGCTCTCCAGGAAACACGTGAGGTGGCAACTGAGGGAGAGCCTGAAGAGACTCAACACCGACTACGTGGACCTGTACCAGCTCCATTGGGCCGACCCCGACACCCCTAAGGAGGAGACCCTCACCACTCTGAACTGGCTCCTCCAGGGGGGTTACGTGAACTACCTCGGGGTGAGCAACCACCCGCCCCACGAGGTGGTCGAGTTCCAAGAGATCGCGTCGAGGAGGGGAATGGAGGGATTCGTCTCTATGCAGGAACTTTACAACCTCCTAGAGAGGGGGATAGAGTCTGCTGGGCTGCCTGTGGCCAGGAGGTACGGGATGGCAGTCATGGCTTACTCGCCCCTGGCTCAGGGAGTGTTGACGGGGAAGTACTTCAAGGACGGACAATGGAACGTCCCGGCGCTCTCGAGGGCGGAGGCGGTTGAGGAGTTGAGGTCCAGGTACTTCACACAGTCCTCCGTGAAGACCTTGACGACCCTGGAGGAGGTTGCTAGGGAGAAGGGTGCCACCGTCTCCCAGGTGGCGCTGGCTTGGCTCATAAGGAAGGGACACTCCACGGGAGTGACGGTGATACCGATAGTGGGGGTGTCGAGCCCCAGACACGTAGAGGAGAACTTGGCTGCCTTAGAAGTGAAGCTCTCCGACGACGACATGAAGAGGTTGGAGGGGGGATGA
- a CDS encoding NAD(P)/FAD-dependent oxidoreductase, which produces MARVVVVGAGNGGAVTANLLSSKGLDVVVVDPSPQHVYQPGLLDLALGEDLAVSRPIQDVVMAPVLRDRARKVRVEDHSVLVGDKEIVYDYLVLAPGVESVEVPLPAWHTVDGALSIRERIRSFSGTKIVVGYWGVVKCPAAPFEMAFSLKLRYPKAEVTLLNPVSSPPELMRPMSEALGKRARELGVRVMRGFTVSRVDTGSRTIESESGERVEYDLALLDPPVKVGKEFKELAKGDFIPVDERLRYGRYDDVFVVGDANGLTFPPKTGGKAHYEAKVAAWNVLAKVNGWEERKYDGRAMCAIYGGGDGFLVRMDFSGSRVLGPNKAFKDLKRAFASLYWATLKGVFP; this is translated from the coding sequence ATGGCGAGGGTGGTAGTCGTCGGTGCGGGGAACGGGGGCGCGGTGACGGCCAACCTGTTGAGTTCCAAAGGCCTGGACGTCGTTGTGGTGGATCCCTCTCCTCAACACGTGTATCAACCTGGCCTCCTGGACCTAGCCCTGGGAGAGGACCTGGCCGTGTCGAGGCCGATACAGGACGTGGTGATGGCTCCCGTGCTGAGGGACAGGGCGAGGAAAGTGAGGGTGGAGGACCACTCCGTGTTGGTCGGGGACAAGGAGATCGTGTACGACTACCTCGTACTCGCGCCGGGAGTGGAGAGCGTGGAAGTCCCCCTCCCTGCCTGGCACACCGTCGACGGGGCCTTGAGTATCAGGGAAAGGATCCGTTCCTTCTCAGGGACTAAGATAGTGGTGGGCTACTGGGGAGTTGTGAAGTGCCCCGCCGCCCCTTTCGAGATGGCCTTCTCCCTCAAACTCAGGTACCCTAAGGCCGAAGTAACGCTGTTGAACCCTGTCTCCTCCCCTCCAGAGCTAATGAGACCTATGTCGGAAGCCTTGGGGAAGAGAGCGAGGGAACTGGGAGTGAGGGTGATGAGGGGCTTCACGGTCTCGAGGGTAGATACGGGTTCGAGGACTATCGAGTCCGAGTCTGGGGAGAGGGTGGAGTACGACCTCGCCCTCTTGGACCCGCCCGTCAAGGTGGGGAAGGAGTTCAAGGAACTCGCGAAGGGAGACTTCATCCCCGTTGACGAGAGGTTGAGGTACGGGAGATACGACGACGTATTCGTGGTCGGGGACGCCAACGGCCTCACCTTCCCACCGAAGACAGGGGGGAAGGCGCACTACGAGGCCAAGGTGGCGGCCTGGAACGTCTTAGCGAAGGTGAACGGATGGGAGGAGAGGAAGTACGACGGGAGGGCAATGTGTGCCATCTACGGTGGAGGAGACGGTTTCCTAGTCAGGATGGACTTCTCCGGGAGTAGGGTTCTCGGTCCAAACAAGGCCTTCAAGGACCTCAAGAGGGCCTTCGCGTCCCTCTACTGGGCGACGCTCAAGGGGGTCTTCCCCTAG
- a CDS encoding TOBE domain-containing protein — translation MGKYRVGVRPSRLRPGEGQVSLKARVEFVEPLGDQTLIHCRVGDLPLVATAEASWTAKEGSEVVLGTTVDALYWFDEEGNAKYVTEGLNTA, via the coding sequence ATGGGGAAATACAGGGTGGGAGTGAGGCCCTCCAGGCTCAGACCTGGTGAGGGGCAGGTCAGCCTCAAAGCGAGGGTGGAGTTCGTCGAGCCGCTGGGAGACCAAACGTTGATCCACTGCAGGGTGGGAGACCTCCCCTTGGTTGCCACGGCCGAGGCCTCTTGGACGGCGAAGGAAGGTTCGGAGGTGGTACTTGGAACCACAGTGGACGCCCTCTACTGGTTCGACGAGGAGGGGAACGCGAAGTACGTCACTGAGGGGTTGAACACCGCCTGA